The DNA segment GGCAAAGTCTTTCCATTCCTCTTCATCACCATTGCCTGCGGTGCCATCTCCGGTTTCCATGCTCTGATTTCAAGTGGTACTACCTCGAAGATTTTGGATCGTGAAGACTCCATCCGCAGTGTGGCTTATGGCGCCATGGTGACGGAAATGCTGGTAGCGCTGATGGCCCTGGTTGCCGCCTGCACAATCGCTCCCGGTGAATACTTCGCCATTAACTCTGGTGCGGCCAAGATCGTGCAGACTGACCCGAGTCAGGCTGCTGCGGTGACGAAGACCATTACAGACGCTGGTTTCCCGGTCACAGCAGAGCACATGGCCCTGCTGGCCAAAAACATCAAGGAGGACACCATGTTCGGCCGCACCGGCGGTGCGCCCACGTTTGCCGTGGGCATGGCCGAGCTTTTCTCCCGCGCTTTTGGCCCAGGCTGGATGAGCTTCTGGTACCACTTTGCCATCATGTTTGAGGCGTTGTTTATTCTGACCACGATTGATGCTGGCACGCGTGTGGGACGCTTCATTTTGCAGGATTTCATGGGGAACATGTGGAAACCGCTGGGCAATACCCAAAGTCTCCCCGCCAACGTCTTCGCCAGCGCCCTCCTTGTGGCCATGTGGGGTTACTTCCTCTATCAAGGTGTGGTGGACCCAATGGGCGGCATCAATTCCCTCTGGCCGCTGTTTGGAATCGCCAACCAGTTGCTGGCGGTGATCGCCTTCTGTCTTGGTACTACGCTTCTGATCAAGATGGGTAAAGCGCGTTTCTTACTGGTAACGCTGCTTCCCTTGGCACTGCTCATGAGCGCCACCTTTACAGCCGGCTACATAAAGCTGTTTGATGCTGATCCAAAAATGGGCTTCCTGGCTCAGGCCAAGGCTGCTGGAGCTCAGTTGGCGGCTGGTGGCGGCACGGCTGCAGAGATAGCCCTGTGGACGCAGAAGCGCTATGATGGCATTGTGAACTCCTGGGTAACCGGCTTCTTCCTGGTGGCCGTGGGGATCATTTTCCTCGGTTGCCTCATCGAGTGGATCAAGTTGCTCAGCGGCTCCAAGCGCGCCGTTCTCCACGAAGATCCTTACATCCCCGTGACTGGCGAAATCGCCTGATCCATCCTTCTTGCGTGTCCCGGCCCCGTCCGGGCGCGTCCGGCGTTAGAAAGACGTTGCGGCATCCCCGTCCCGCCCTTCCTTATCCGCCATGCG comes from the Prosthecobacter fusiformis genome and includes:
- a CDS encoding carbon starvation CstA family protein, which produces MPKVLRILLWTAISALGAGAVAFSAFHEGETINALWLVVAGVCSFAVAYRFYSKWLITKVLVLDAERATPAHTKQDGKDFVPTNKWVVFGHHFAAIAGPGPLVGPVLAAQFGYLPGMLWILVGATLGGGVHDAIVMFASIRRGGKSIGQMLKDEVNSVVGFVTMISVLLIMTILLAVLSLVVVKALAHSPWGLFTIAMTIPLAFIMGVGHTIFKVSVRTVTIFGIVGLIASVWGGNYLADWGMEAAFRWKDTHVAWAIMVYGFTASVLPVWMLLAPRDYLSTFMKIGTVAVLALVVLWVAPELQMPKLTRYIDGTGPVVLGKVFPFLFITIACGAISGFHALISSGTTSKILDREDSIRSVAYGAMVTEMLVALMALVAACTIAPGEYFAINSGAAKIVQTDPSQAAAVTKTITDAGFPVTAEHMALLAKNIKEDTMFGRTGGAPTFAVGMAELFSRAFGPGWMSFWYHFAIMFEALFILTTIDAGTRVGRFILQDFMGNMWKPLGNTQSLPANVFASALLVAMWGYFLYQGVVDPMGGINSLWPLFGIANQLLAVIAFCLGTTLLIKMGKARFLLVTLLPLALLMSATFTAGYIKLFDADPKMGFLAQAKAAGAQLAAGGGTAAEIALWTQKRYDGIVNSWVTGFFLVAVGIIFLGCLIEWIKLLSGSKRAVLHEDPYIPVTGEIA